One genomic window of Glycine max cultivar Williams 82 chromosome 16, Glycine_max_v4.0, whole genome shotgun sequence includes the following:
- the LOC102661443 gene encoding acid phosphatase 1, whose translation MRLKIKIVQRIVAGLTYLLALLTKLVLMNQKVKVQKKTDDESDRYGLSWRLAVETNNAYPWRTVPEKCYNHVQNYISGGQYHNDLEVIVEHILSYASKIPLAGDGMDAWILDVDDTCISNISYYKGRRFGCDPFDSAIFKAWIMKGMCPANPAVQRLFNELIERGFKVFLLTGRDEATLGEITIGNLRNEGFIGYQRLILRSAQYKGQSAVRYKSAIRKEIEGEGYRIWGNVGDQWSDLQGECLGKRTFKLPNPMYFIS comes from the exons atgagGTTGAAGATAAAAATTGTGCAGCGAATAGTTGCGGGACTAACATATTTGTTAGCCTTATTAACCAAACTAGTATTGATGAACCAAAAGGTAAAGGTTCAGAAGAAAACCGATGATGAGTCAGACAGGTATGGTCTGAGTTGGAGGCTGGCGGTTGAAACAAACAATGCGTATCCATGGCGAACGGTCCCAGAGAAGTGCTACAACCACGTCCAGAACTACATATCTGGCGGTCAATACCACAATGACCTCGAAGTTATCGTGGAACATATCTTGTCATATGCCTCTAAGATTCCTCTTGCCGGTGATGGCATGGATGCCTGGATTTTGGATGTTGACGACACTTGCATCTCCAACATATCTTATTACAAAGGAAGAAGATTCGG GTGCGACCCATTTGACTCAGCGATATTCAAGGCATGGATTATGAAGGGAATGTGTCCCGCAAATCCTGCCGTGCAGCGATTGTTTAATGAGTTGATAGAGAGAGGATTCAAAGTGTTCTTGTTAACAGGTAGAGACGAAGCAACTCTCGGTGAAATCACCATTGGCAACTTGCGTAACGAGGGATTCATCGGCTACCAACGTCTTATTTTGAG GAGCGCTCAATACAAAGGGCAAAGTGCAGTGAGATACAAGTCTGCAATTCGGAAGGAGATAGAAGGAGAAGGGTACAGGATATGGGGAAATGTGGGAGATCAGTGGAGTGATCTTCAAGGAGAGTGTTTGGGCAAACGTACTTTCAAGCTCCCCAATCCCATGTATTTCATTTCCTGA
- the LOC100792419 gene encoding protein RETICULATA-RELATED 3, chloroplastic, which translates to MAMAAQAMAQFRFSPLSSHYRYHYQYNYHSTPSFPSPRRHPRNQRLHLSFSGGDRGGSGGGGGGGDSDGGGGDNEKNVGLGVVGMVLNGWRSRVAADPQFPFKVLMEELVGVSAAVAGDMATRPKFGLNELDLVFSTLVVGSILNFILMYLLAPTSCSSSSSTLPWIFARCPSSHMFEAGPYGSVERLGTLLYKGGVFALVGLGAGLVGTAISNGLIATRKKVDPTFQSPNKSPPMVLNAFTWAAHMGVSSNVRYQTLNGVEFLLDKWLPPLLFKFSVLALRFINNVAGGMTFVMLARFTGSQAAAAAAVPVPVPVPKHS; encoded by the coding sequence atggcAATGGCAGCCCAAGCCATGGCTCAATTCCGTTTCTCTCCTCTATCTTCTCATTACCGTTACCATTACCAGTACAATTACCATTCCACCCCTTCTTTCCCGTCCCCGCGACGTCACCCCCGCAACCAAAGGCTCCACCTTTCCTTCTCCGGCGGAGACAGAGGCGGAAGCGGCGGcggcggaggaggaggagaTTCCGATGGAGGAGGAGGCGACAACGAGAAGAACGTGGGATTGGGAGTTGTGGGAATGGTGTTAAACGGATGGAGATCGAGAGTAGCAGCGGACCCACAATTCCCATTCAAGGTGTTAATGGAGGAACTGGTGGGAGTGAGTGCGGCGGTGGCTGGTGACATGGCCACGCGGCCCAAGTTCGGTCTGAACGAACTGGACTTGGTTTTCTCAACTCTTGTTGTGGGGTCCATTCTGAATTTCATCCTCATGTATCTGCTGGCACCAACGTCTTGTTCTTCTTCTAGCTCCACACTACCATGGATCTTCGCCAGGTGTCCCAGCAGCCACATGTTCGAAGCGGGGCCTTACGGGAGCGTGGAGCGTTTGGGGACTCTGTTGTACAAGGGGGGCGTGTTCGCGCTGGTGGGGCTTGGCGCCGGGCTTGTAGGAACAGCGATATCGAATGGGCTGATCGCGACGAGGAAGAAGGTGGACCCGACGTTCCAGAGCCCGAACAAGTCTCCCCCTATGGTTCTGAACGCCTTCACTTGGGCGGCGCACATGGGTGTGAGCAGCAATGTGAGGTACCAGACTCTGAACGGTGTGGAGTTTCTTTTGGACAAATGGCTTCCTCCTTTGCTCTTCAAGTTCTCTGTTTTGGCTCTTAGATTCATCAACAACGTTGCTGGAGGGATGACCTTTGTCATGCTCGCTAGGTTCACCGGCTCTCaggctgctgctgctgctgctgttcCTGTTCCTGTTCCTGTTCCTAAACACTCTTAA
- the LOC100791899 gene encoding KH domain-containing protein At2g38610 codes for MSGLYNSNFSPVRAASPQIRTNPEVDSQYLTELLAEHQKFGPFMQALPICSRLLNQEILRVSGMLSNQGFGDFDRLRHRSPSPMASSNLMSSVTGTGLGGWNSLQQERLRGTPGMTMDWQVAPASPSSYTVKRILRLEIPVDTYPNFNFVGRLLGPRGNSLKRVEASTGCRVYIRGKGSIKDPDKEEKLRGRPGYEHLNEQLHILIEADLPANVVDLRLRQAQEIIEELLKPVEESEDYIKRQQLRELAMLNSNFREESPGPSGSVSPFNSSGMKRAKTGR; via the exons ATGTCGGGCCTGTATAACTCCAACTTCTCACCAGTGAGAGCTGCTTCTCCTCAGATTAGAACCAACCCAGAAGTCGACAG TCAGTACCTTACGGAGTTGCTGGCAGAGCATCAGAAGTTTGGTCCCTTCATGCAAGCCCTTCCCATATGCAGTCGTCTCTTGAATCAag AAATATTAAGAGTTTCTGGAATGCTGTCCAATCAAGGTTTTGGTGACTTTGACAGACTGCGGCATAGAAGCCCTAGTCCTATGGCTTCTTCAAACCTCATGTCAAGTGTCACTGGAACGGGATTGGGTGGATGGAATAGTCTTCAGCAGGAG AGATTACGCGGAACTCCTGGAATGACAATGGACTGGCAAGTTGCACCTGCAAGTCCTAGTTCATACACAGTTAAGAGGATTTTGCGCTTGGAAATTCCAGTTGATACATACCCCAAT TTCAATTTTGTTGGAAGACTTCTGGGACCCAGAGGCAATTCTCTAAAACGGGTAGAAGCTTCTACAGGTTGTCGTGTGTATATTAGAGGAAAGGGTTCAATAAAAGATCCAGACAAG gaagaaaaattaagagGAAGACCAGGCTATGAGCATCTCAATGAGCAACTCCACATTTTGATTGAGGCTGATTTACCTGCTAATGTTGTTGACTTAAGACTCCGGCAAGCTCAGGAAATTATAGAAGAATTGCTCAAACCTGTG GAAGAGTCTGAGGACTATATTAAGAGGCAGCAGTTGCGTGAATTGGCGATGCtgaattcaaatttcagagAAGAGAGTCCTGGACCAAGTGGAAGTGTATCTCCATTCAACTCCAGTGGAATGAAACGAGCTAAAACTGGCCGATGA
- the LOC100815287 gene encoding putative pentatricopeptide repeat-containing protein At1g17630, whose protein sequence is MRKLGFLPDGFTLPLVIRACSSLGSSYLCRIVHCHALQMGFRNHLHVVNELVGMYGKLGRMEDARQLFDGMFVRSIVSWNTMVSGYALNRDSLGASRVFKRMELEGLQPNSVTWTSLLSSHARCGLYDETLELFKVMRTRGIEIGAEALAVVLSVCADMAEVDWGKEIHGYVVKGGYEDYLFVKNALIGTYGKHQHMGDAHKVFLEIKNKNLVSWNALISSYAESGLCDEAYAAFLHMEKSDSDDHSLVRPNVISWSAVISGFAYKGRGEKSLELFRQMQLAKVMANCVTISSVLSVCAELAALNLGRELHGYAIRNMMSDNILVGNGLINMYMKCGDFKEGHLVFDNIEGRDLISWNSLIGGYGMHGLGENALRTFNEMIRARMKPDNITFVAILSACSHAGLVAAGRNLFDQMVTEFRIEPNVEHYACMVDLLGRAGLLKEATDIVRNMPIEPNEYVWGALLNSCRMYKDMDIVEETASQILTLKSKITGSFMLLSNIYAANGRWDDSARVRVSARTKGLKKIPGQSWIEVRKKVYTFSAGNLVHFGLEDIYVILEELNLHMASENYKLDSQ, encoded by the coding sequence ATGCGAAAGCTTGGATTTTTGCCTGATGGTTTCACTCTTCCATTGGTAATACGGGCTTGCTCGTCTCTGGGTAGCTCTTATCTCTGCAGGATTGTCCATTGTCATGCTTTGCAAATGGGGTTTCGGAATCACCTTCATGTCGTGAATGAACTCGTGGGTATGTATGGGAAGCTTGGGCGAATGGAGGATGCACGCCAACTGTTTGACGGAATGTTTGTGAGAAGTATTGTCTCTTGGAATACTATGGTTTCAGGTTATGCCTTAAATCGTGATTCTCTTGGTGCTTCTAGGGTTTTTAAGCGGATGGAGTTGGAAGGTTTGCAGCCGAACTCTGTGACGTGGACCTCACTCTTGTCGAGCCATGCTAGATGTGGGCTTTATGATGAAACTCTTGAGTTGTTTAAGGTGATGAGGACAAGGGGAATTGAAATTGGTGCCGAAGCACTGGCTGTGGTGTTATCTGTGTGTGCTGATATGGCTGAAGTTGACTGGGGCAAAGAAATCCATGGGTATGTTGTTAAAGGTGGATATGAAgattatttgtttgtgaaaaatGCACTAATAGGGACTTATGGGAAGCACCAACATATGGGGGATGCACATAAAGTATTTTTGgaaatcaagaacaagaaccTAGTGAGTTGGAATGCTTTGATATCGTCATATGCTGAATCTGGATTGTGTGACGAAGCCTATGCAGCATTTTTGCATATGGAGAAATCAGATTCAGATGACCATTCCCTGGTGAGGCCCAATGTGATAAGTTGGAGTGCAGTGATTAGTGGTTTTGCGTATAAGGGGCGTGGTGAGAAGTCACTAGAACTGTTTAGGCAAATGCAGCTTGCCAAAGTAATGGCCAATTGTGTGACAATTTCCAGCGTTTTATCAGTTTGTGCTGAGTTAGCAGCATTGAACCTTGGAAGGGAGCTCCATGGTTATGCCATTAGGAATATGATGAGTGACAATATTTTGGTGGGAAATGGTCTGATTAACATGTATATGAAGTGTGGGGATTTCAAGGAAGGACATTTAGTGTTTGATAACATTGAGGGTAGAGATTTAATCTCATGGAACTCTTTAATTGGTGGTTATGGAATGCATGGGCTTGGTGAGAATGCTTTGAGAACTTTTAATGAGATGATTAGAGCCAGAATGAAGCCAGACAACATCACTTTTGTTGCTATTCTATCTGCTTGCAGTCACGCTGGACTTGTTGCTGCTGGTCGTAACCTTTTTGATCAGATGGTCACAGAGTTTAGGATTGAACCCAATGTAGAGCACTACGCATGCATGGTTGATCTCCTTGGTCGTGCTGGACTTTTGAAAGAAGCAACTGATATTGTTCGAAACATGCCAATTGAACCTAATGAGTATGTTTGGGGAGCTCTTCTGAACTCATGCAGAATGTACAAAGATATGGACATTGTAGAAGAAACAGCTTCACAAATTCTAACCCTGAAGTCAAAAATAACTGGGAGCTTCATGCTGCTGTCAAATATTTATGCTGCAAATGGAAGATGGGATGACTCTGCAAGAGTGAGGGTGTCGGCAAGGACAAAAGGTCTAAAAAAAATACCTGGCCAGAGTTGGATTGAGGTGAGAAAGAAAGTTTACACATTTTCAGCAGGGAATTTAGTCCATTTCGGTCTGGAAGATATTTATGTGATCCTTGAAGAATTGAATCTTCACATGGCGAGTGAAAACTATAAACTTGATAGCCAATAA